TTGTTTAATAGGCTCGTAAGTTGTTTAATATTAGGGTGATGTGTGTGTTTTATATCTATTTATCCAAGGTTGTAGAATGGTGGTCGCATGAGGTTTTTAGCTAagtgcattttattttttttatcattgttttaattaattaaagttatgTGGCATTAGGAGATTATTCTGCTTAACTCAATTCATGTAGATTTGACTTTAATTATGTTGGCCTTATGGGGTTTCCCGTGCATTTTAGCGGCCGGCGTACAATATGGTTTTTGTGCCGTTCACGGGGGTGGACAACCACCGCCGTTGCATCACCTTGGGGGCTGGCTTACTCAGTAGAGAGAACGTGGAATCCTACGTTTGGCTGTTGGAGACTTTCAAAATCGCAATGGGTAGGAGTCCACTATGCGTTGTCACCGATCAGGACCCCGCCATGAAGATTGCTGTAAAGCGTGTTTTCCCTGAGAGTCGGCATCGGTTTTGCATGTGGCACATCATGATTAAGGTCAGCGAAAAGGCTGGGGGTGAACTTGCAAAGGATGAAAATTTTCGCAAGAAGTTAAACAGTATAGTTTGGTCAGACCGAATCCTGATTGAAGATTTCGAGAGTCAATGGGTGGGGTTAATGGCAGAGTACAAGTTGGGTGATGACCGGTGGTTTAGCAATCTTTACGCTGATAGGATGTTTTGGATCCCGACGTATTTCCTCGACATGCCAATGAGTGGGTTACTACGGACTACGTCTCGGTCCGAAGGTGAAAACAGTGCTTATGGTAAGTTTACTCATGCACACTCTAGTTTAATCGAGTTTTATATGCAGTTTGAGGGTGTGTTGGAAGCTCAACGCCATAAACAGGCCAAACTAGACGCTGAGTGCGAGGGGTCTTTGCCCGATTTTAAAACACCTTTAGCACTTGAGCGACATGTAGCGCAGGTTTTCACCATTACAATTTTCTACGAGATCCAAAAAGAGATTATTGCTGCGTGTTTTTTCTGCCGGGTTGTTACCATTTCTGAGGGCAAGGGGTTGATGTTGTATGTCATTAAAGACGAGCACAACACGGTTTACAGTGTCCAATACAAGCCCGCTGATTTTAGTGCAGCGTGTAGTTGCAAGTTATTCCTGAAAATGGGTTTAGTTTGTAGGCATataattttggttttcaaaGATGCCCAATTACAGACCCTGCCACCC
This region of Ipomoea triloba cultivar NCNSP0323 chromosome 15, ASM357664v1 genomic DNA includes:
- the LOC116005743 gene encoding protein FAR1-RELATED SEQUENCE 5-like — encoded protein: MVFVPFTGVDNHRRCITLGAGLLSRENVESYVWLLETFKIAMGRSPLCVVTDQDPAMKIAVKRVFPESRHRFCMWHIMIKVSEKAGGELAKDENFRKKLNSIVWSDRILIEDFESQWVGLMAEYKLGDDRWFSNLYADRMFWIPTYFLDMPMSGLLRTTSRSEGENSAYGKFTHAHSSLIEFYMQFEGVLEAQRHKQAKLDAECEGSLPDFKTPLALERHVAQVFTITIFYEIQKEIIAACFFCRVVTISEGKGLMLYVIKDEHNTVYSVQYKPADFSAACSCKLFLKMGLVCRHIILVFKDAQLQTLPPQYVVGRWCKHSNAARCSELAAVSSSNGSRINLLWGEINTCVGMVGSNDGRHTRLLQVMKDLTAEFLNDGSGSDMVKGNTAAIATLCGVSPPQNISIKPPAQAKNKGSGKRIKSKRELAIEARARGERKCAACGLYGRHDSRNCVIVPRVRTGKKAASK